The region CACCGCCGAACAGCCGAAGGTGCCGAGTGGCCGACTGTGCGCCGGCTCCGTGCCGGAAGGGAGAGCCGGTATCGCCGAGGACGCGGACCGCGGCGTCGACCGCGTCGGCGGCCATGCGCCGGTACGTCGTGAGCTTCCCTCCGGTCACGGTGACCACACCGCTCGGCGCCACCCGCACCGCGTGCCGGCGCGACAGGTCGGCGGTGCGAGCGCGGCGCGCGGTCGCGAGGAGGGGCCGCAGCCCGGCCCACGAGCCCACGATGTCGGCCGGCTCGGCGCCGACGTTGGTGATCCCGTTCAGCGCGTCGAGGAGGTAGGCCGCGTCGGTCTCGGTGCACTGCGGGTCGTCGAGGGATCCGTCGTACTCCGTGTCGGTCGTTCCGACGTAGGTGTGCCCGTCCCACGGGATCACGAACACCGAGCGGTCGTCGCGTGCCGACGGGACGATCGCAGCGACGTCGTTGCGCACGAGCTCCCACGGCACGGTGATGTGCACGCCCTTGGCCGGGCGAATCGAGGCCGGATGCACGCCCTCGTCGAGCGCCCGCACGTCGTCGCCCCATACGCCGGTCGCGTTGACGACTGCGCGCGCACGGACCGTGAGCTCGTCGTGCCCCGCGCGGATCCGCGCGCCGACGACGCGGCTCCCGTGGCGCTCGAACGACACGACCTCGGCGTAGTTCAGCGCGACCGCTCCGTGCGCGACGGCAGTACGCGCGATCGCGAGCGTGAGCCGCGCATCGTCGGCGTGCGCGTCGTAGTAGAGGTACGCGCCCGCCAGGCGGTCGCGGTTGAGGGTGGGGAACCGGGCGAGCGCGTCGTCGACGCGCACGCGATGGTGGCGCTTGCCGATCCGCAGACCACCGGTGAGGTCGTACATCCACAGCGCGCTGCCGAGCACCGGGGCCAACCTGCGGTCGACGCGGCCACCACTGGTGAGGATCGGCACGAGAAACGGGAGCACCCGCACGAGGTGCGGCGCGTTCTCGAGCATCCGCTGCCGCTCGGCGAGTCCTTCGTAGACCAGGCGGAACTCGTGCTGGTCGAGGTAGCGGAGCCCGCCGTGCACGAGTTTGGAGCTGCGCGAGCTGGTGCCGGACGCGAAGTCGTGCCGTTCGACGAGCGCGGTTCGGAGACCGCGGCTGGCAGCGTCGAGCGCGACGCCCGCTCCGGTGATCCCGCCACCCACCACGAGCAGGTCGAAGTCGGTGTTGCCCAACCGGTGCAACGCGTCGGCGCGCTCGAAGCGCGGACGATCGGCAGTTGGCACCGCTTCAGGCTACCGGCCCCTCACACTCGAACTTGCGTCAGCAGAGGGCGCTATACGCCGTTTGTTGACGCAAGTTTGCGGCGCGTGCGTGGTGCGGAACGCCAGGTGAGCAACAGCGCGCCGAGGAACACCGCGACGACGCCGATGCCGATCGCCAACATCTCGGGGAGCACGTCGTCGGCGTCGGTACCGGCGGTGAGCAGGTGGACGGTGACCACGGCGAAGAGCGCGTAGCTGAGGAGATGGGTCCCGCGCCATACGCGCGCGGGGAGGTGCAGGCGGAGCAGCGACGTCACTTCGATCGTCACGAGCAGGTACATGCCCACGATGCCCCACGCCACTGCGAGCGGGTGCCAGCTCGCTGCCATCGGCACGAGCACGTCGGCGAGATCGAAGTGCACGAAGTTGTCGGCGACGACGGCCAGTACGTGCGCGCCGGTGAACACGATCGCCAGGGCGCCCAGGTACCGGTGCACCGACAGCATCCACGCCGACGTCACGCGCCGACCGAACGTGCGCATCGCGAACAGCAAGCCCCAGACGCTCGACGCCACGATCAGCCCCCATGCGACGAGCCCGCCCGCGCGCGTGACATACCACCAGAAGTGGCTCGCCATCAGCTCCCACCGGTCGTCGTGTGCGCGACCGGCGTCGAGCTCACGCTCGGCGTGTGCGTTGGCGCACTCGACCCGTCGGTGGCAGCCATGACTGCGGCGAGCGCTCCCAGGAGCGCGATGCTCACGGCGGCCGCGACGACACGGCCGCGCACACCGATGGTCCCGCGTGCTGCCATCACGACATTGTCACGGGTTGGGATGAGGCGGTGCTGAAGGGGACGTGAAGAAAGCGCGCGGCGTCACCCAACGACGCCGGGGGAACCGTCATCGGTCTCGATCGGAAGATCCGCGGCTTCCCACGCTCGCATGCCGCCGCTCACGTTCACGATGTCGAAGCCGGCGCCGATCAGCGCCTCGGCGACCGCTCGCGAGCGGCCGCCCGAACGGCAGATGGCGACGACGCGCCGATCGCTCGGGATCTCGTCGATGCGCTCGGGCACCTCGCGCATCGGGACGTGCGTTGCAGTGGGCGCGTGGCCCGCCTGCCACTCGTCGGCCTCGCGTAC is a window of Acidimicrobiia bacterium DNA encoding:
- a CDS encoding glycerol-3-phosphate dehydrogenase/oxidase, which gives rise to MPTADRPRFERADALHRLGNTDFDLLVVGGGITGAGVALDAASRGLRTALVERHDFASGTSSRSSKLVHGGLRYLDQHEFRLVYEGLAERQRMLENAPHLVRVLPFLVPILTSGGRVDRRLAPVLGSALWMYDLTGGLRIGKRHHRVRVDDALARFPTLNRDRLAGAYLYYDAHADDARLTLAIARTAVAHGAVALNYAEVVSFERHGSRVVGARIRAGHDELTVRARAVVNATGVWGDDVRALDEGVHPASIRPAKGVHITVPWELVRNDVAAIVPSARDDRSVFVIPWDGHTYVGTTDTEYDGSLDDPQCTETDAAYLLDALNGITNVGAEPADIVGSWAGLRPLLATARRARTADLSRRHAVRVAPSGVVTVTGGKLTTYRRMAADAVDAAVRVLGDTGSPFRHGAGAQSATRHLRLFGGDGIEPGAAGVDHLTGRYGTESAAVRALVDADPALGEPLVRGLAYLRAEAVYAVRHEMALTLDDVLARRTRARVLSRSASADAAPAVAELLAPELGWSDSEREREVCAYTQAVAAELV
- a CDS encoding ferric reductase-like transmembrane domain-containing protein, producing MASHFWWYVTRAGGLVAWGLIVASSVWGLLFAMRTFGRRVTSAWMLSVHRYLGALAIVFTGAHVLAVVADNFVHFDLADVLVPMAASWHPLAVAWGIVGMYLLVTIEVTSLLRLHLPARVWRGTHLLSYALFAVVTVHLLTAGTDADDVLPEMLAIGIGVVAVFLGALLLTWRSAPRTRRKLASTNGV